One Solanum lycopersicum chromosome 4, SLM_r2.1 DNA window includes the following coding sequences:
- the LOC104646777 gene encoding protein PELPK2-like: protein MAAYSNCSILFAIIALLFLSSITTSHGARSLLQLPNLPTIPSLPKPTLPQLPNIPNFPAALPPLPTLPTATPLPSLPTLPSVPKMTLPPMPSLPNMPAIPTLSPPPSN, encoded by the coding sequence ATGGCTGCTTATAGCAATTGCTCAATCCTCTTCGCGATCATAGCATTATTGTTCTTATCAAGCATCACCACAAGTCACGGTGCTCGTAGCCTACTGCAACTTCCCAACTTGCCTACGATCCCCTCGTTGCCTAAACCAACACTACCACAATTGCCTAATATTCCCAATTTCCCTGCAGCATTGCCACCATTGCCAACACTTCCAACAGCAACACCATTACCATCTTTGCCAACATTGCCCTCTGTTCCGAAAATGACTCTGCCACCAATGCCTTCACTTCCCAACATGCCTGCAATTCCAACACTTTCACCTCCTCCATCCAACTAA